Part of the Dehalococcoidia bacterium genome, CGGCAGACGTAACCCGCGACGCCGACTGTGCCCGCCTGATGCAGAGCGCCGCCGATGCCTTCGGCCGGCTGGACATTCTCGTCAATAACGCCGGCATCTGGAAGTCCGGCACGGTCGAGACGCTGAGCCCCGCCGACTGGGAGCAGCTGATGGCGGTGAACGTGACCGGCGTCTTTTTGTGCAGCAAGCACGCGCTGCCGCGCATCGCCGCGGCGGGCGGCGGCAGCATCGTCAACCTCGCCTCGCTGGCCGGGCTCGCCGGCGCCGCGGGCGGCGTGCTCTACCACGCCAGCAAGCACGCCGTAGTCGGCATGACCAAGTGCATGGCGCTCGACCACGCGGCGCAGCGCATCCGCGTCAACGCGATCTGCCCCGGCGCGATCGACACGCCCATGCTGCAGAGCATCATCGAGCAACGCGGCAGTGCCCAGGGCCGTTCAGCAGACGAGCTGCGCGAGCGCTACCGCCGCTCCACGCCGCTGGGGCGCATCGGCACGCCGGAAGACGTGGCGCAGATCGCCGTGCACCTCGCCAGCGACGAGGCCGAATGGGTGACCGGCATGTGTTACACGCTCGACGGCGGCAGCGGCATCACTCAGCGGCGCTGAGCGCGCCGGTGAGGGGCGGAGCGCTGCGCGGCGGCCGGCGATGGTGGGTGCGCTGCTCGTAGGCGTAGGCAAAGCTGATCAGCCGGCCTTCGCTCCAGGGCCGGCCGAAGATCTGCATGCCGATCGGCAGCTCCTCGCCGACGAAGCCCATCGGCACGACAACGACCGGCCACTGGGTGGCGCTGCCGATGTTCGTCAGCGGGCCGCGCGGCGTCTGGCCGCGGTCGCCGTTGAGCGCCGGCGGATAGGTCCAAACGGGGAAGACGAGCGCATCGACGCCGGCGGCGTCCATGGCGGCGCCGAACGCCTCGCGGTACATCTGCTCGTCTTTGCGGCCCTGCACGGTCTGCGGGTCTTCCTCCGGCGGCAGCGTCACTGCGGCGATTTCGGCGACCCGCGGCTGGTGCAACGGGTGCACGCGCGTACCGCCCGGCGCGTCGCGCAACTCGGCGACGGTCTTGACGGGAAACGTCTGCCCCTCGTAGGCGAAGAACGCTTCCCAGTCTGCCTTCGAGCGCGCGACGGTCTGCGGCGGGATCGGAAACTGCTCGAAGCCGGGCACGGTGAAGTCCTCGACGATCTCCGCGCCCGCGGCGCGCAGATCCGCGGTCGCTCGCCTGAACAGGTCGAGGACGCGGGGATCGGCGCCGGCCGGACTCGTGAGGGTCTGCTGGAAGACGCCGATGCGGCCGCCCTGCAGCCCGTCCCTGTCGAGGAAGGCGGCGTAACT contains:
- a CDS encoding SDR family oxidoreductase — encoded protein: MNRLAGKVAVVTGAGSGNGRAIARAFVAEGARVLAADLNEAAAKASVADLGDAARAQPADVTRDADCARLMQSAADAFGRLDILVNNAGIWKSGTVETLSPADWEQLMAVNVTGVFLCSKHALPRIAAAGGGSIVNLASLAGLAGAAGGVLYHASKHAVVGMTKCMALDHAAQRIRVNAICPGAIDTPMLQSIIEQRGSAQGRSADELRERYRRSTPLGRIGTPEDVAQIAVHLASDEAEWVTGMCYTLDGGSGITQRR
- a CDS encoding amidase family protein, translated to AYASGGSSGGTGVAIAANFGAVGIGTDTGGSVRAPASINNLAGIRPTVGLVSRTGMAPLDSQRDTPGPMGRTVEDVARLLDVLAGVDPADPRTAAAAGEIPPSYAAFLDRDGLQGGRIGVFQQTLTSPAGADPRVLDLFRRATADLRAAGAEIVEDFTVPGFEQFPIPPQTVARSKADWEAFFAYEGQTFPVKTVAELRDAPGGTRVHPLHQPRVAEIAAVTLPPEEDPQTVQGRKDEQMYREAFGAAMDAAGVDALVFPVWTYPPALNGDRGQTPRGPLTNIGSATQWPVVVVPMGFVGEELPIGMQIFGRPWSEGRLISFAYAYEQRTHHRRPPRSAPPLTGALSAAE